Within the Nitrospira sp. genome, the region CGCGAGGGCCGCAATATCGACAATGGACAAGGGGAGTCCCGAGGCGACACGGGCGCGCACTGCGGAGTCAACGTCGGCCGAAGAGTCTGGTGCCGGCTGCAGGGTCGAACGGCTTAGCACAGGTACAGAGGCGAGATCTGGTGGGAAGTCGCATTCGTGACTTCGTCCCACGAGTGAGCCACCCAGGCCGACGGCGGCCACGATTTCGGTTGCTCCCGGGACGAAAGAGCAAATGCGCATGGCGTTTACGACGGTTCCACATCCGGTGCCGAACGCCACAGCCGCCGCTGGATCTCATCGAGGGTGACGTCGGCCAATGAATAAGCGATGGCATCCGCTTCTCCCAGTTCTTGGATTGTATGAGTATTGGCCACCGCCAGTACCTTCATGCCGGCCGCGCGCGCTCCTCGGATACCTGGCAGTGAATCTTCGATGACCAGGCATTCGCTGGCTGTGATCGGTGTGCTATGGGTAGTGCGGTTCAGAGCATCAAGAGCGAGGCGAAAACCTTGGGGATGCGGTTTGCCCTGAGTCACGTCCTCCGCGCTGGTGATGTGCCTGAAACACGGTCGAAATCCTGCGACGTCGAGAATCAACTCGATTTCGCCCCGCAGGGCTCCCGAAACAATAGCCAATGGAAACCGAGACGCCGCCAATCTCACGAACGGCTCGACGCCCGGGAAGATCCTGATGTGGTCACGCACGGTTTGCAAATACACGGAGGCCTTTTTCTTTACCAGTTCGGTGATCGCGTCCGATGGAGCAGCGCGGCCACTTGATCGCAGGGCTTCCGTGAATGCTCCCCTATCGTCAAACCCCAGATAGCGTGCATAGTAATCAGCCTCGGTCAGGGGGATGTCGATGTCGGACAGGATCTGTTGGAACCCACGAAAATGAAGCGGTTCGGTATCGGCAATGACGCCGTCAAAATCAAAAAGAATCGCCCGTAACATGGCTGGGGTGTCCGCTCAAAAGTCTCTCAGTATATCACAGGAGCGCGAGTGATTCGGAGACGGATCTTCGTGCCGAGGTAGGATTGAGGAAACATCAATCTGTCAGACGATTGTGCACGGCTGCCCGAAGGGACAGCCGTGCAGGCGGGCACTGTGAATGAGAGGTCCACCCAAGTGTGGACGGACGGTCTGAATCAAGGCGCAACGCGCAACTGCTTTTCGGTCACCCACCCTTTCGCGCCGGCCTCGGTGCGCACCTGGTACATCCAACCACCTGCTTGTAATTCCCCGTCCAACACGATCAGGATTGATCCCGGTTTCACCGACGGGCCAGGCGCGGAACCAGCGGCGTTCTGAGAGAGGGTCATCGATCCAAGCCCGGACACCGTCACCCGTTGGCCCTCTGCAAAGAGCGGCGTCGTTGATTTTTGCGCCAACGGCGCAGAAGTGACCGGTGTGGTCGCCGACGATGGAGCAGGGGCCATAGGAGCGGGAGTCGGTGCGGGCGACGGCGTCATGGTTGGTGGCGGGGTTGTCGATGGTGCTGCGGGCCCGGAACCCGAGGATGGTGGCGGTGTGGAGGCTACAGGCGGTGCTGGCATTGGGCGAGGCGGTGCCTGTGCCACGGGCTGGGCGGGTTCGCCCGTCAACGTATTGATCATTACCATGAAGCCGTCGGGGTCCACCGCAAAATATCCACCGATCCCGATCAACGCAAGAAGCAAGATCCACAGGAGTGGGCTGGTCCCTTTCTTCTTCGGAGGCTTTCCTGGACCGGGACTCTGACCGCCGATTTGCTGTGTGTCCTCGGCGAGATCCTCCTCAAAGTCCAAGTCCGGCTCTGGTTGCCGGGCGAATAGCAGGCTCCAGTGGCCGAATGGATGCTGCGTAGGGATAGACGCGGCATGCGCGAACATGAGTCACCTCTTGTCAACGTGAAGAGCGAAAGGGATCACGAGTATCTCTTCACAGATAACACCAAAGGGACACTCTGTCAAACTTTCGCTGGATTCGTGCGGGCTTAGCAATTTCTTCATCCTACTCTGCCGTCGACATATGGTCAGTATGATCAAATCGCTGAACTCCAGGGTTTACGTCTTCCCGGGAATCAGTCAGCAGAACTGAATATTCGCACAGGACAGGACTTGCGTCTCCCGGCTCCCGTCTCGGAACACGGTCAGTCCCTTACAGCCCAACCGGTAGGCTAAGCGATAGGCGTCGGCCACGTCCTGCACGGTAGCCGTGTGCGGCATATTGATAGTCTTGGAGACGCCGCTGTCGCTATGTTTCTGAAATGCCGCTTGCATGCGGACGTGGTACTCGGGGGAGACGTCGTGGGCGGTGACAAATAGACGTCGAAGGTCGGCCGGGATCTGCCCAAGGTGCTGGATCGAGGCATTCGCGGCGACCTGGCGGAGCAATTCGTCGCTGTAGATCCCCGCGGCCCGCGACCGACGGACGAACTCCGGGTGTACGGTTACCAAGTGAACGTCCTCCATAACCGTCCGGGCGAAACTGACACCATAAAGTGGTTCAATGCCGGGTGAGCAATCGGCAATGATGCTGATCGTGCCGGTTGGTGCGATCGTCGTCACGGTGGCGTTCCGACGTCGGTGTCCCTGAGGCTTCAAACGAGAGCGATGGAAGTTCGGAAACGTCCCCCGCTCCTGAGCCAGGTTTTCGGAGGCCGCATAGGCCTGCATTTGTAGGAAGTGCATGAGCCCCTCGCCGATGCGTATCGCTTCGTCCGTGTCGTAGGGAACGTCCATTTGGAGCAGTAGATCGGCAAATCCCATCACACCGAGTCCGATTTTGCGATTCCGGCGCGTCAGCGCTTCAATTTGTGGAAGCGGGTAACGATTCATGTCGATGACGTCATCGAGAAACCGCACGGCGTCGGGGATGACGGAGGCGAGGCGGTCATGGTCGAGCCCGCGGTGCCCTGGAGGGCCGGTGACGAACTTTGCGACGTTGATCGATCCCAGGACGCACGACTCATAGGGAAGGAGGGGCTGTTCCCCACACGGGTTCGTGGACTCGATCGGCCCCAAGGACGGGGTAGGTTGCGCACGATTGACGGTATCCAGAAAGACGACACCCGGTTCGCCACTAAGCCACGCCGATTCGACGAGATGCTCGAAGACCGACTGTGCCGGTACGCGTCGCACCGCTTTGCGTGTGTGCGGATTGATCAGCGGATAGAGACCGTTTCGCTCGACCGCGCGCATGAAGGCGTCCGTGACGCCGACGGAAATATTGAAGTTGGTCAACTCATGGGCGCGCCGCTTGGCCTCGATGAATTCGAGAATATCCGGATGATCGACGCGCAGTATCCCCATATTGGCCCCACGGCGCGTCCCTCCCTGTTTGATGACGTCCGTCGAGGCGTTAAAAATGCGCATGAACGAAACGGGTCCGGACGCGATACCGTGGGTGGAGGCCACCACGTCGTCCTTCGGACGCAGGTGGGTGAAGGTGAAGCCGGTCCCGCCGCCAGATTGATGGATCAGCGCCTGGTGCTTGAGCGCGTCATAGATCGATTCGAGTGAATCTTCGACGGGTAGGACGAAGCATGCGGATAGCTGTTGCAACGGTGCCCCGGCATTCATGAGGGTCGGGGAGTTGGGCAGAAACTCGAGTGAGCGTAACAGCCGGGCGAAGCGTTCGGCGACCTCCACGTGGCGTCCACGCGCCCGATACCGACGCTCCGCCTGTGCGATGTTCGACGCGACACGGTGAAAGAGTAGGTCTGGCGTCTCGATATGGGCGCCGGCGGTGTTCCGTCGCAAATAGCGTCGCTGGAGCACCGTCAATGCGTTCTTGGACAGACGAGGAAACGGTGGTTGAGCAGGGGATCCCGATGTTCGACGGTGCATCACCATATTATAAGAGAACCCATGCGGCGAGACCATCTGGTATTGTTTTGTACGCGGAGACTTTCTGGCTTGCAACGAGCGGCATCGGTGAGGCATGATTCCTTTCCGCTAGCCTTTCCATGAAGCATTT harbors:
- a CDS encoding haloacid dehalogenase produces the protein MLRAILFDFDGVIADTEPLHFRGFQQILSDIDIPLTEADYYARYLGFDDRGAFTEALRSSGRAAPSDAITELVKKKASVYLQTVRDHIRIFPGVEPFVRLAASRFPLAIVSGALRGEIELILDVAGFRPCFRHITSAEDVTQGKPHPQGFRLALDALNRTTHSTPITASECLVIEDSLPGIRGARAAGMKVLAVANTHTIQELGEADAIAYSLADVTLDEIQRRLWRSAPDVEPS